One stretch of Schizosaccharomyces pombe strain 972h- genome assembly, chromosome: III DNA includes these proteins:
- the ima1 gene encoding inner nuclear membrane protein Ima1: protein MESSRLFTLGLGNSDDGLKSTFGDKTVTCFYCNKKKEKIRDGTSTWTCSICEATNHIDEKGDILDYRPPTPTQDKGVGPFYAIRDFPSSSSFQSPFCEKCQMNQLIVNRMLADYLPDSSHPDYQAYEKALPEYKKSIEEKFPIVCSECYDSVQDQLDANDYEAKNQVLGYWLQKSKEQLNAKVPHHYPKASFVLWLLRGFGFSFFYLQSIVWHLYHSMIISLLPDGIRNLFLKAISYFLLDGSSSKIFYFNWLGFFVVFWNPYWYKMMDNPSWELFGRDQYIQCQALYLIIRLTCLYLLSCYESEILNLSSDTNLESDFLLRQIHAAFFFVTICFTWISISCLKPSPPPEVHLTGEILKPRKKRQESTSSVHRIGKESSDRKDGISGQNKLQQFATISILNNTNATSHLGNQSVRERAPEESPMTFLQKKMAALPTSSPVRPMLKPTLQLQNSPLSKLVPQEVGNKVNDSIHTTSNQPSKFSLNPSISLKGDNVIEKNLPFSVSTLKSTAKKDTGKAGDGQNREIQNEPVSLESHFSKSLALQNDPTEVIQVKNVLHRNRRNAKLLIAFTILFLVGLICGWRLNRFTMFIYYLCILVLATYYVMKHNFYPLRKVA from the coding sequence TTGTGAAGCCACCAACCATATTGATGAGAAAGGTGATATCCTGGATTATCGACCTCCAACCCCAACTCAAGACAAGGGTGTTGGTCCTTTTTACGCGATACGGGATTTCCCAAGCAGTTCTTCCTTTCAGAGCCCCTTTTGTGAAAAATGTCAAATGAACCAACTGATTGTGAATCGGATGCTTGCTGATTATCTGCCAGACTCATCACATCCAGATTATCAGGCTTATGAGAAGGCATTACCAgagtataaaaaatctataGAAGAGAAATTTCCCATTGTTTGCTCTGAATGCTATGACTCCGTTCAAGACCAACTTGATGCCAATGATTATGAAGCCAAAAATCAGGTTTTAGGATATTGGCTGCAAAAGTCAAAGGAACAGCTAAACGCAAAAGTCCCCCATCACTATCCAAAAGCTTCTTTTGTTCTTTGGTTACTTCGTGGATTTGGTTTTTCGTTTTTCTATTTGCAATCGATTGTGTGGCATTTGTATCATTCTATGATAATAAGCTTATTACCAGATGGTATTcgtaatttatttctaaaagCAATCTCTTACTTCCTATTAGATGGATCCTCtagcaaaattttttactttaattGGCTTGGTTTTTTCGTTGTCTTTTGGAACCCGTATTGGTACAAAATGATGGACAATCCATCTTGGGAGCTTTTTGGGCGGGATCAGTATATCCAATGTCAGGCACTTTATCTTATTATCCGTTTAACTTGCTTGTATCTCCTTTCATGTTATGAGTCGGAAATTTTGAACTTAAGCTCGGATACCAATCTTGAAAGTGATTTTTTACTCCGTCAAATACATGCagcctttttctttgttacCATTTGTTTTACATGGATTAGCATCTCATGTTTAAAGCCAAGTCCTCCTCCAGAAGTTCATTTGACTGGCgaaattttgaaaccaCGCAAGAAGCGTCAGGAAAGTACATCTTCTGTGCATCGGATAGGAAAGGAATCGAGTGACAGAAAAGATGGAATTAGTGGGCAGAATAAATTGCAGCAATTTGCGACAATTTCAATTCTGAATAATACCAACGCAACGTCTCATTTGGGAAATCAGTCTGTTCGTGAGAGAGCTCCGGAGGAATCCCCTATgacttttcttcaaaaaaaaatggcCGCCCTTCCAACATCTAGTCCTGTTCGACCGATGCTTAAACCTACTCTTCAGCTTCAAAATTCTCCTTTATCGAAACTGGTTCCTCAAGAAGTGGGCAACAAAGTAAACGATTCTATTCATACGACGTCTAATCAGCCAAGTAAATTTTCCCTGAACCCTTCCATATCTCTAAAAGGTGATAACGTGATAGAGAAGAATTTACCTTTTTCCGTGTCTACTTTAAAGTCCACTGCAAAGAAAGATACTGGTAAAGCAGGGGATGGTCAAAATCGCgaaattcaaaatgagCCAGTGAGCCTTGAAAGTCATTTTAGTAAGTCTTTAGCCCTTCAGAACGATCCAACAGAAGTTATTCAGGTGAAAAACGTTCTTCACCGGAATCGTCGAAATGCAAAGCTTCTCATTGCTTTCACAATTTTGTTCCTCGTTGGGTTAATTTGCGGATGGCGTTTGAATCGTTTTACTATGTTCATTTACTATTTATGCATATTGGTGTTAGCCACATATTATGTTATGAAACACAACTTTTATCCTTTAAGAAAGGTGGCTTGA
- the qcr7 gene encoding ubiquinol-cytochrome-c reductase complex subunit 6 has protein sequence MKPVSLAKYIQKSPFLTKLLLPISNAYVHLSGYRKYGLRYDDLMLEENDDTQKALSRLPKMESYDRVYRIRRAMQLSIENKILPKSEWTKPEEDYHYLRPVLAEVIAERKEREAFDALIVKKPETQAHATSSPAHAH, from the coding sequence ATGAAACCTGTGTCTCTTGCCAAgtatattcaaaaatcacCATTTTTGACGAAATTGCTTTTACCCATCTCCAATGCCTATGTGCATTTGTCAGGATACCGTAAATATGGTCTTCGATACGACGATTTGATGTTGGAGGAGAATGACGATACTCAAAAGGCGTTATCTCGTTTGCCTAAGATGGAATCCTACGATCGAGTCTATCGTATTCGCCGTGCCATGCAACTTAGCATTGagaataaaattttgcCAAAATCTGAATGGACAAAGCCTGAGGAGGATTACCATTACCTCAGACCTGTTTTAGCTGAGGTTATCGCGGAGAGGAAAGAGCGTGAGGCCTTCGACGCTCTCATTGTTAAGAAACCCGAGACTCAAGCCCATGCAACATCTTCTCCTGCTCATGCTCATTAA